A segment of the Macrobrachium nipponense isolate FS-2020 chromosome 4, ASM1510439v2, whole genome shotgun sequence genome:
CAATCTCAAGTCTGTCGCTGTAAATGACACTCGTATTAAAGAAAAGATCTGATGACTAAAACATGGGTCCCATCTTCAAAAGATGCTTCGGCGTAGTCTAGAGATACAGAGCTAACTCGATGAATGGATTCTGGATTAGTGATAACAATAATTCTATCTCTACAGTTCACTCAGTGTTAATACAACACCTGCAGTCGTTCTTCTtttaaactagttttttttattaggcaCCAAAGACATAGGTGTTACGAATAGTTATAAAATGAGGTAGTTGGTGAGGCTTTCTCCTCTCTCTGAATTACAGTATCTCTTCGACATACTGCTTAAAATGTAGAGTAATATACAAACAATGTAAGACTGGTGCAATCGTTCGTCTTTAATAATTAGTCTATCTATACGGAGATGAGAGTGAGAATTACGAGCAAGAATATTACATTTATATCATCAAGCAGGATGCCTCACTCACAGAGTGGACTGCCCTGCCTGGGTGACAGGTCTCTTGAAAACCTGGAATTAGTTCCCATGTTCAAGTCCAAATatctcaaaaataatatatatttttttcggtttGAACAGGTTGGATTTCTCCCACTTTCATATAGAGTTTTTGCCCATGTGTATAGTAAAGGTTATCGTGACTAGGACTGATGTCCACAATAGAAGCTAAAAGTTAAAATGGGGTAGGATCATATCAATCCAAAAGTATTCAAAGCCATGGGTTATCAGTATGACTCCTCATAATTATATCTTAGAAGCATCGACAATAAGGGGCATTCCAAGGGTTATTCTAGAGATATACGTTATACATTGTGTGCTGATAGGTTTTTAAATGTTGACAACCAAAACAGCCGAATTTTTCTTGTGGTCTTTCAGCCAGTGATTATTTACCACTGCTGTGACTACTTCGAACTGTGAGCATCCTCGTGTATTCTGATATTCTTGTCTACTCGTCTAATCTTACACCTTTGACTGTTGCAGCAATCTCTATGTGGGCACATCAACCAAGTAATGAAATAGCATTAGCTAAAGCAAAAAGccgtgaaaatgaaaaacaaaataacagctGGTGCAGACTGTGACACACTGTTCACATCTGATTGAATGAGAGATATTGGCAAGAATGAGAGATGCTGTAGGCAGATGATGGACTGCTGTTGGGCCTGCATGATGGAACCTGCCTTTCAACTCTTCAAGTTAGTGTAGCGGCAGCCGGTCCATCTTACAGGAAATGAAGCCTATTACGATTCATGTGGTTTTGTATAACAAAGCATggttaagaaaataaaagcaaaatggtaACAATGGTGGTGTTCAAGTTTAGTAATAAGTATTACGTGTAAAATTAACCTTTCTTATCCTGCGTGTGAAGTTTTATATTGATGacagcccccttccccccctcccccctccccccctccccccatttacACTCAGGACaacaaagttgaaaaaaaattgtctacTCATCTCACAGTAATTATTTGAAGGTTAGCAGGTGTATCTCGTTGACACAGGATGAAAATGCTACACAAGATTTTCACATGCAACTTACAAAATTGTCCCATGACGTCAGTGATAAGAGCTTAGAATAAAATGATTTACAAAATACAGCCTCTAAACATGACACATAAACATTACCCTGACAACAGCATCTTCTCCAGCTGTCACGAGAGTTCCATCATCAGCAGTAGAAGAAATAGAGGTAATTGGCTTTATTGAAGTGGGTAGATCTGCCAACAGAGCGCCATCATGCCGTTCCCAGACAAGTACAGACCCGTCGCTGCCAACAGTTGCCATCTCACCGCTGCTCAGAATTGTTCCTCCAAGGAAAACCGTATGTGCCGTCAGGTTATACACCCGTTCTAGAGATCTGTGATAGAAGCATTAACTcacaataaaattatttcatttccaaACTTGAGTTTTTCATTAGGGGGAAAACTGTAAATATGACTACATGATTAGATGACTAGCTTTTTAATTACCTCTCATGCACCTCACTAACAACAGTATTGGCAATCGATATTAGCTCAGATTTGTTCAAATTGATGATAGTGCAGACTTGGTTTACTTCGTGGTTTTGAATATAAATGAGATAACTTTTGCAACTTTATTGACACAGTTTTGGTCGTGATCTGATACACAGTTCCTAAGTGATTAGTAACTGGACAAGgccagtaaatgttttatttattgaggTATGAGGATGAACTTCAGCAGAGGTTCATCCTCATAAcatcaagtaaaaaatgtgccgaagttccttcagcgcaatcgagttttctgtacagccgctacagcgtataatgaaggccaccaACATTAGATCTCTcttttggtataatgctgtatgagccgcggcccatggaacTCTCAGCAGGCCGCGGTGGGCTGCTGtgctgttgcgttgccagaagcacgatcatggctaactttaaccttaaataagatcaaaactactgaggctagagggctgcgatttgttatgtttgaagatttgagggtggatgatcaacatgccaatttgcagctctctagtctCAGCTAAGAAGGTGGATGGATTTAAAGATCTGAGAGAGAAACAATTGTCAGAGGACGATGTGTCTGACCGAGTCAGGTGGAGGAAAGCTGTTAGAAACATCGACCCCGCACAGAAGTGGGAAAAGATGCcgagaaaggagaagaaggatGAACTTCAGCTCTTGAACCAAGACTATTGATTAGCCGATCTTGTACAGTGTTCCTGCTCCTCGGTCCACTTTGCATAGGTATGATTGTTCTGTAGTGAATCGCCGTACTTGATCATTCGTGGTGGTATCTTCGACTCCAAGCTCTCGAGTTTACGGAACTCGGAATCGTAATCCAACACTGCCAGAAAATTAGGCATTGTTAAAGAGGCTGGCTTCCTACATTTACAGAGTTGATGGTCCTATTGCCATTTGTTTGagatctttctttttattatggaATTACTGTTCTCATATGTAAATGTCAGTATCCTactggaatgttttttttaacaagattACTCGAAGTGGCTGTTACCGTTTCACGAAGTGGCTGTTACAACCATCGCTGGATGGCAGTTTTTGGAAATGGTACTTAACCTCTCGTTTCAACAAGGGACTTTCAGCGGCTTTGGAGAACTTTGTAGTTAATGTTTCCACAGGGCCTATTGTCAGAAATCTTTCGTGGAACGGTCTTCTTGGTAGTATTATTGATGCtggttataaatttaaaatgggCTGTGGTAGCATTTTAAATGGtcctgtttcattattattttacgctTATTGATATTCAGATTTTATAATTTTTGggtttattttaattgttattcattattattttcacatcTCTCGTTGTTATTCTAGTGTCATTCATATGCTCTTTTTTTTAACCTGCTAAATTTTTCTGATTTAGCTGTGGAATTCCGTAGCCTAAGTGGAAGTAATGAAGACAAACTAATTAAGTGAAATTTTCATAATCTTTCAACTGATTACAGATCATTCGATTCAGAACGTAACTAGTGATGCTGTTGATTTTGTTATATGTGGAAGAATATCTAACAATGCATAAATGAGAATTATGTGAGGAGCAAATTTTGTCACTGTCAAAAGCTTCAAAACTCTTACATTTAGAGAAATTAGACTCGGTGCACAGACAGACCTTGGCTGATACTATTGACAGAATCTTTAGGTAGTGGCATGTGATCATTTGCCAGACTAATGAATCTTTTATGGATTTTTCATCatagatgaaaataattttaacaagtaaacaatgaatcgaaatttcttcggcacaatcgagttttctgtacagcctctcagccgcggcccatgaaactttcagcccatgcccggtggtggcctatcttgTTGGCACTTATAGCATTGCTAGATGCAAGATCATGGCTCATTTTAACCTtcgattaaataaaaactactgaggctaaagggctataatattgtatgtttgattattggagggtggatgatcaacaaaccaatttacaGACCtctatagtttttaagatctgtggccGGACaggaaaagtacggacggacagacaaatagccatatcaatagttttctttgacagaaaactaaaaactttttttaataccAGTTATACAACTGCTGCATATTTTTTAGATAAAGATAACCTAAGCATTCAAAATTTTCGGAGAAGAAAATTGAATTTAACTTCTCCAGAAGCAAACTGTGCACTAAAGATATTTTAAAATGGagtttttagacatcctatatcTGATTTTGACCTCACGATAATTATCATACGAAATCACAAACTTGCCACCAAAGTGGTAAGTCGTTACTTTGCTATTCCACCTCTCTGGACCAAAGAGAGGAAATCGTAAATCGTTATTCGGCGACCATTAACATGTTTTACATTACTGAATGTCGTCTCGCAGGCACCAACTGCATTCAAATCTGCTAATTATAAAGTCACTGTAAACGTCGGTGTGAACTTACTGTCTAGATCTTATACAATTACCCTCACACTAATTTAATTACTACTTACGATGAACATAGTTCGTTTTagttttcagttaaaaaaaaaaaatctcttggccttgcgttgtctgtccgtccgcactttttctgtccgccctcacatcttaaaagctcctgaggctagagggctgcaaattactatgttgatcatctaccatccaatcatcaaacataccaaattgcagccttctagactctgtagtttttattttatttaaggttaaagttagccatgatcatgcgtctggtacCGCAGCAACGAAGGCCAcgcctgagagtttcatgggccgtggctgagagtttcatacaacataaaagaataaacgagataaaagagtGAGAGTCATTTTACAGACATTTTTAAAACGCTGAAAAATTGAGATAAAAACTGTGACTATAACTGTCCCTCGAAAGGAAAATGTATACACCTAGGCCTAGTGACAGACCGAGGCTTGAATACAATATCCTGCCCAAGGCCACTAGTTGagagatgaaataaaaacaatggctGGCATCCACTGGAGAATGTTTCTTCCTAttttagaagaaagaaaaaaaaagtaaaaaatgcgtcaaaGTTTCTTTTgctcaattgagttttctgtatagcatataatgctgtgtgaaactttcagccacggcccatgaaactttcatccgctacccatgaaactcagccatgccccagtggtggcctgtgtttttggcacctatagcggtcccagacgcacggtcatggctaacttaaaccttaaacaaaataaaaaggactgaggctagaaggctgcaatttggtatgtttgatgattggatggtagaTGATctacatagcaatttgcagccctctagcctcaggagcttttaagatgtgagggcggacagaaaaagtgcggacggacagacaaatagtcatttcaatagttttattttacaaaaaactaaaaaggaggatgatgcctttgctagaaggcagtggagaaggcgcatcaggcaaccgaccccttaatgtagggataacggtgggaaagaagaagaagaagagtcatTTCACACTTACGGAAGATCCCAGAGGATGCACGTTCCATCTCCGCTGCAGGACAGAACTCTGCTCTGAGCAGCGTCTAGTGACAGATGGGTCACCTCTCCTCTGTGCTCCTTCTGCGAGGCCAGCATACGCATTCCCAACCCCTCGTGCGCCCAAACGCGGACCTTCATTGAAATAATTATTCCGAAAATTGGTCATATTTGAGCCCGTATCTATTTGAACTAATACTACACGGGAATGTAGACTCTATTATTAGTGTATGAATTCTCCTCCTACGTCTTTGTCATGAAGTGCaaatcaaggtcctttaaatatattctCAGAGTGCGTCTAAAGGACTTTGGTGAGCCCTCATCCACATGATTTAATATTAAACATATTCATTTGAATGTCTTCCCAATGAAGTGTAAACAAAGTGAGTTTTATCCATTTGCAAAACAAGTGAATGTCGCCTCTCTCATAGACTGATTTTGCTTACCCGTCCGTCGCAGCCTCCGGACACAACTCTTCCGTTGCGCAGTGCCACGACAGTGTTCACGCCCCCGTAATGGGCGTCGTCGACAACCCACATCACACGCCCACTTTCTGCACCGAGCCCACGGAGGCGGCCATCACTCCAACCTAGATAGAGGAAAAACTCGGAGCTTGTGATCTTTACAAGTGAAATTATGGACGGCGAAAAAGTCAACCTTATTAATACAGTATCGTGGAACATTATTTGATTATAATagtcttatttttatcattttcatgctGTATACTATAGTCATCTTGTGTTGGACTTGATGATCATTTGCTTATTAGTCTTATTCCGATGATCGTTGTACTGTATACTGTATCTTAGATCTTGGACGTCCACACTCATAACTGTTGTTCAAGTCCATGAATTTCGCTACTTCCTTCTTTTATGTAGTTATTGAGAGGTACCTTTGAATTTCTTCTTTCATATCACTAAACAGTTAATTGTATTTTGGGTCGTTGTACCATGTTAAACACCAAGtaatatatttcaagaaatattagAACCATGGTTGTGGATATTCGGAAAAAATTTATGCCAAGAATGCATTAACTAACTAAATGAAAGCAGCCAACGTCAAAATGCATAAACGTCGAAGAACACTTACTGAATGTTAAAATCAATCACGTTTGAAAACAATCGAAAAGAAAACATACCACTAACAATTATCTGAAGTGTGTGAGTAACATGACAGCAGGAGCAGATAAGACCTGGAAGCTGGACCCTCAACACTTCTTCCAGGGAGCGGACATTCCATACTctcactcctccctcccctccagtcaccACCAGCTCTCCTACACCACTGTGGAGATGTCAAGTGAGGAAGTTAGATTGTATCAAGTTCGGTTACACAAATTATCCATATCTCTTGGGCTTAAATTTGAACTCTTCTCTCAGATTTGTGTCCACATTAATAACTCAGTGTTACCTATGTAaacgtttttgttttattgagcCTCAGATTAGAAAGTTCTGTGATGAaatattgttattcattttctcttgaagAAACGGAAAATTGTGGAAATTGGCAGAAAACCTTTCTAAGATGTTATGATGTGTCATAAATACGTGATTTAATTAAGTTTAGGAAAGTGAATTGGTCTTAATGCTGATTTATTTTATCCTACCCCATGAAACTTTGAATCCTACCTCGGAAATGAGACATCATAAATAGGCTCTGAATGACATGTGGACAGCAGTTCTGGCTCAGGGGCAATTTCAGACACAACTATCTTCGCAACATTCTCGTCACTAAACTGTGTGTGCTTGATCGTTTTCTTGCTTTTCCCTTCGTTTATATTTTTCCCACCTTTCGACGAATTCCGGTTGTTGTGACCTGAACCTATGCGAGCTCCCAGGCTCGTGGGAAGAGCCTTGAAAAGAAGCCGCATTTGGCGGATCTCTGAGTTGAAGGTGCCTGCTATGAGCGTGTCACCCACCAAACTTAAAGATGTCACGGGTGATCCCAACTCCACGCTCCAAAGctaagagaagagaatgaatactAAACTTGGTGTTCTCAACTTTGAAGGCGATAGATGGCATTCAGGTGATCGTAAGCGTAATGAAACTAATATCTCGTTCAAGGAAGGCTCGAGTCCAAGCGCCATTATGTGTCAACACCCATGAAATTTCACGAACCTGCCTCAGTAGGGGTCTTGTAGGATCCTTGGGGTGGGTATATTTAACAGTCCCATGGGCGCGAGTGGAAGGAGGCTGAACAGGGCGTCCCTCTTCATCCATGTCTCCCTCTTGTCTGTACACTCGTACAGATCCTCCCATGTCCCCCACCAGGAAGTCGTCACCAATCATGACCAAGAATGCCTGAATGACTTTTTTCCCAggattaaacaagtaaaaatattaatgctGGAATTAAACTtaatgacatatttttttttttttttttacatttcttgctATGACGGTGAACTAGATTATCAAGtcggaataaaagaagaataaaacgaATGCTTCGACCATAAGACAAAATATTTAACTTTCGATTTGCCCAATTTCCCTTAAAATCTGACCTTTAAATGGCAAAAATCCATTGTAATATCAGAAATGCCTGTGGTAATTCCTTGTAACTTACAAAAGCAAACCCAATAAAGGTAAATTCTCTAATGACCTGACTAACGGAAACCTTACCTGGTGTTGCAGCTCGAGAAAGCTTTGGAATACCTGGACCTCTCATCGGCATTGGTGCCATCACTGCCAACAGAATAGGACCACCTGACACAGCTGCAGGAAAAATGGTAATGATAgaagataaaatatatacagtcaagcacttggacctatgaggtcattcagcgctgagacggaaattgacagtgaaaaggaatgaaaggcgtaacaggaggaaaaccggtGCTTCACcgtgaatcagttgttaggaacgggtagaaagtaagat
Coding sequences within it:
- the LOC135211710 gene encoding uncharacterized protein LOC135211710, with product MIVGGLALLRAWTLQLSNNRLTPTPIQVGLLERNYTGLQIDAREKFLYAATTTGDVVKIRLNMEGGKAVSGGPILLAVMAPMPMRGPGIPKLSRAATPVIQAFLVMIGDDFLVGDMGGSVRVYRQEGDMDEEGRPVQPPSTRAHGTVKYTHPKDPTRPLLRQLWSVELGSPVTSLSLVGDTLIAGTFNSEIRQMRLLFKALPTSLGARIGSGHNNRNSSKGGKNINEGKSKKTIKHTQFSDENVAKIVVSEIAPEPELLSTCHSEPIYDVSFPSGVGELVVTGGEGGVRVWNVRSLEEVLRVQLPGLICSCCHVTHTLQIIVSGWSDGRLRGLGAESGRVMWVVDDAHYGGVNTVVALRNGRVVSGGCDGRVRVWAHEGLGMRMLASQKEHRGEVTHLSLDAAQSRVLSCSGDGTCILWDLPSLERVYNLTAHTVFLGGTILSSGEMATVGSDGSVLVWERHDGALLADLPTSIKPITSISSTADDGTLVTAGEDAVVRVWNWNKGRVSHEGRGHSGSITRISLSPDGKVLATVGKDGALLFWKMP